The Methyloterricola oryzae genome contains the following window.
CCTATGACTTTGTGGTTTCCGGCGATCCGCGCAACTTCGCCGACCTGGTCACGGAGAAAGGCCTGGACTTCGTCAAGAGCTACGCTGATGGCATCGGCCCCTGGAAACCCTACCTGGTCAGGACGGTCGATGACGGCGTAGACCGTGACGGCGACGGAGTCCTGAGCATCAATGACCGCCGCGTCGATGGAAGCACCGGCGTTATCGAACTGGCGCATCGCAAGGGTTTGCTGGTCCATACCTGGACGTTCCGCAACGACTCCAGCGGCTATGGCTTCAAGGACCCCGAGGCGGAGATGGCCTATTACTTCGAACTGGGCGTGGACGGCCTGTTCACCGACTTCGCCGATACCGGCGTCAGCGCGCGCGGTCAGGTGTTCGGCGCCGGCAGTCCTGCGTCCCGTTCCAGGAAGTGCGCCGGAGGCCGTTCAACTCGGTTTGAAAGCCACCGATAAGAAACGGCCGCGGTTTGCGATCCTAGGCCGGGCAGACCGTTTCCGCCGAATCCGGGCGGAGCGGTTCTGCTCCCCGGGCATGAAGATATTCCCTCAGGCCTGTCATCAAATCGACATGTGGGGATGGGACCCTTGCCTATTTGACCCCAGGCGAAGGCGAAGCATCGGCGCTCTCTTGATCAGCAGAATCGGCGCTTAGCCTGAAACCGGACAGGATTAAACAGCTTGCATTTCCACAGGGTGAATGCTCCAAGCATTTAACCGAACCGTTTGCGGCCCCCCACCTTCCTTACAATTAGAACGAAGCGGTGAGCGATTCACTCCCTCTCAGTCTGAGCCGTCCGGTGCGGCGCCACTTGCCCGAGATGGCGGAACTCCTGATCGTCGCTGAGCATATCGCACAAGCCTCCCGGCCCTGGTTCAACATCGAAGTGCTCACCGAACTGCGGGACGGCCGCGAGACCTTTCCACTGATCGCCTTTCGCTTCGGCCCGAAGGACCCCTCGCTTCCGGTCATCGGGCTGTTTGCCGGCGTCCACGGATTGGAACGTATCGGCACGCGGGTTGTGCTGGCCTATCTGCGCACCCTGGTCGAACTGGATCGCTGGGACCAGGTCACCCAGGAGATGCTCAAATCGACCCGCCTCGTGGTGATGCCTTTGGTCAATCCCGTTGGCATGTTTCACCAATTGCGCGCCAACGGCAATCGCGTCGATCTCATGCGCAACGCGCCGGTGCGCGCCGAGGGACTGGCCGCCTGGCACCTGTTCGGCGGCCAGCGTATTTCCCCTCTTCTCCCCTGGTACCAGGGAAAGGAAGGCGCGCCGATGGAGGAAGAGGCACGCGCCCTCTGTGACTTCGTCCGCAGGGAGATCTTCCCTGCCGAGACGGCGATCAGCGTGGACGTGCATTCCGGATACGGTCAGGTCGACCGGCTGTGGTTTCCCTACGCCAGAACCCGCGCGCCTGTTCCCGACCTGCCGGAAATCCTCGCGCTCAAACATCTGCTGGACCGTTCCTTTCCCAACCATGTCTACCAGGTCGAGCCGCAGTCGCGGCATTACCTGGCGCATGGTGACCTGTGGGACTATCTCTACGACGCGTATCGGGCAGAGAGGCCCGAAGGTCATTACCTGCCCTTCACACTCGAAATGGGGTCCTGGCTGTGGGTCAAGAAGAACTGGATACAGGCCTTCTCGGCCCTCGGCTACTTCAATCCGCGCATGCCCCACCGAGTGCGAAGGACGCTGCGGCGGCACCTGTTCCTGTTCGATCTCATGCACCGCGCGATTCGCTCGCCCTCGCCCTGGTGTGATCTCGAGCCACTTGAACGCGAGCGACTGCGGCAGCAAGGCCTCGAACTCTGGTATGGCGGAAATTGAGATGCACCGGGACTGGGTATTCCTGCGCGGACTGGCCAGGGAAAGCGCACACTGGGCCGACTTCCCCGAAACCTTCACGGCAAAAGTGAGGGAGAGCCGGATATTCTTGGCCGATCTGCCCGGCAACGGCCGCCATTTCGCCAGTCGGTCGCCGAGTTCTATCACCAGCATGATGGAGCTTATCCGGCACAGCAGCCTGTCGGCGCTTCCCGCCACGGGCGGGTCGTCCGTCGAGGCACCACGCTACCTGCTCGCCATTTCCCTCGGTGCCATGGTGGCGGTCGAGTGGATGTCACGCTACCCGGAGGAAATCGCCGGCGCAGTGCTGATCAATACCAGCCTCAGAGGCATCAACCCAATTCATCAGCGGCTGCAGTGGCGCGCCTGGCCGGAACTGGCCCGCATCGTTTTGACCCACGATCCCGTCCTCCGGGAACAGCGGATCCTGCAACTGACCAGCCGAGAGCGGTCCCAGGACTCGGCGCTGGCTCTGGCCTTTGCCAGCGCCTTCCGCCTGCGCCCCATGCGCCGGATCAACTTGATGCGCCAATTGTGGGCCGCCGCGACCTACCAAGCGCCGCCGTCACCGCCCCTGGCACCTGTGCTGCTGCTTTCGTCCCATGCCGACCAAATGGTCAGCCCCGCCTGTTCCGCAGCCATCGCCAACGCCTGGCACGCGCCGCTGGCCTGCCACCCCTGGGCCGGGCACGACCTGCCGCTGGATGATCCCGACTGGGTCGCCGACCGCGTCAATACCTGGCTCAGTCAGTCACCCAGTGTTTGTAACCAAGTCGTCACCGACCGGTAACAGTCTGATCACGTAAGCGCCTTAAGCTGCTGCGAGTCCTTAACCTGAATGGAGCTCGCATGTCCGTATCCAGCCTCGATCCGACTCCCTTGCGCTCACGCCGCTACGTCGCCGAACTCGCGCAAGGACCGGACGAAATCCGTGAAAGCCAGGCCCTGCGCTACCGCGTGTTTGCCGGAGAAATGGGGGCGCGCCTCCACTCCCTGGCCGACGGCCTGGATTACGAGCACATCGACGACTACTGCGATCATCTCCTGGTGCGCGACAGCAGCAGCGGAAAGGTCGTGGCCTGCACCCGGCTCCTCAGCGATACGCAAGCCGCAAGGCTCGGGACATTCTACTCGGAGGGCGAGTTCCAGTTGGACAAGGTGCTGGCTCTTCCCGGGCGGTTCCTGGAGATCGGCCGCACCTGCGTGGACCCCGACCACCGCGGTAGCCTGGTGCTGGGCACCTTGTGGAACGGATTGGCGGAGTATGTGTACAAGGGCAACTTCAACTATCTGATGGGATGCGCCAGCATTTCGCCGGGGCCGAGCGGATTCGCGGTCGACGCCGTCTACCGTCAGATCGAGCCGAACCAGTTCGGGCCAGCCGAATTCGACGTTCGCCCGCTGAAGCCGGTGCCGGCCTGGCGGCGCTGCGTCACGGACGAAAGCGGAATCCCGCCCCTGCTGCAGGCCTACCTGCGGCTGGGCTGCTGGGTCCTGGGCGAGCCTTACTGGGACGAGGACTTCAACGTCATGGACGTATTCATCCTGCTGGATCTGACGCGGCTTCAGGACCGCTACGAAAGACGTTTCATCGCCACGAAAACGGCAGCCACCTATTCCGAACATTCCCGATGCTGAACCGCCGCCGAGTCCTCAAGGCAGCCCTGGTAGCGCTACTGTTCGTATGGGGCCTTGTGGCAGTGACCGTGGTGATGCCCATTTCCCGGCGCGTCAGTCCGCGCGGCGCGCAGATCAATGACCGCATCCGCCAGCACTGGTGCCACGCCGTGTGCCGCGTCCTCGGCGTCCGCATCACCTCGCATGGCTCCCCGTCGGACCTGCCGGGGCTCAAGGTCGCCAACCACATTTCCTGGCTGGATATCATCGTACTGGGCTCGCTGCTGCCGCTGGCCTTCGTTGCCAAGCTGGAAGTGGCGGCCTGGCCGGTGCTGGGGTATCTGGCAAAACGGACGGGCACCCTGTTCATCCGGCGTGGCGATGCCGAACACACGGCGGCGGCCTGTGAGCAGATGGCCTGGCAGTTACGCCAGGGCAGGCGCGTGATGTTGTTTCCCGAAGGCACCACCACGCGCGGGGAGCGCGTGCTGCGTTTCCACGCGAAACTCCTGCAGCCCGCGCAACGGGCCCAGGTTCCAGTTCAGGCGGTGGCGCTGCGCTATCGAAATGAAGCGGCCACGGTGGCGCCTTTCGTGGACGACGACGCCTTTCTGCCCCATTTGATCGACGTGCTGAAGCTCCAGAACATCGATGTCGAGGTCCACTTCTGCCCCGTCCTGCCCGCCGGACAGCACCGCGACACACTCGCCCGCACAACCCGAAATCAGGTCCTCGCCGCCCTGGGAGAAACCGCGGCAACCGCGACGGGGTATTGAATCCCGGCTCCAGGCACGGCCGGCTTTCATGACCCCTTCGACTTGGGCTGCACCCAATGCCCGCCGCCATCGCTGCGAATGGCGAGATCAGGGTAGGTCTGGACCATCTCCAGGAGTCCGGAATGGCCGTACCTCTTCGGTGAAAAGCCCGGATCGCTACGCTTCATATATTGGCCCAGCTCGCCCAAGCCAACCCAACCCTCGGACGAATCGGCGGCCAGCAAGGAAACCGCTGCCGTAACGGATTTTGGCCGCTTCTTCGCGGACGCCTGAGTCTGCTTCTTGACCGCTTCGGACTCGGACGGCTGGTACTCGAAAAACTGATCGCTGGCATTGCGCAAGGCATCCGGCGTCTTCTCCTCGCCCACTATGCAGACCATGGCGCCGCGCTCCCTGAGCTTCCGGCAGAGATAGGCAAAGTCCGAGTCGCTGGTGACCAGGCAATACGTGTCGGCGCGCTCATCGAACAGGTCCTCCAGCGCATCCAGGGCCAAGGCGATGTCCGAGGTATTCTTACCCGAGGCGTACTGATATTGCAGGCACGGCGTGAAGGCCAGGCGGACCAGTGCCTCCTGCCATTTGTTGGCAAGGGTGGAATGATTGCCATAGCCGCGCCGGACCACCACCCGGCCGAACTGCGCCACCACTCGAAGCGCATACTCGAGAATATCCGGGGATGTATTGTCGCAATCCACGAGAACCGCGACCCTATCCTCCAATGTGCTGGTTTCCGCCATGAATCTCCTCCCGACAAATCCCGAACCGCGACGCGCCGCCGCAACGGGACGCCTTCGCTGACAGTCTAAGGGAAAACAGGGGTTCAGTGGGCCGCTTATTCCTGCTGCCTCGCCCCGAGCGCGGACTGTCGTGCATGCCCACCTGGCGGTAGACTGCGGCCCTGGAACCTCCGCCAGTTTAGTTTTACTCGCCGCACCGAGTGATCAAGGCATAGAAGCCCCATGAATCGACGCTTCGCTTACCGGCTGATACTGCCTGACGGCCAGCAAGCCGAACTTGCCATCGAACTCGATGGCGACAGCCTCGACTGCCGCCTTCCGGCTCCGGTGGCGCGGGAATGGACCGCGTTGGACACCCACCGCTGCCCCCATTGTCCATTGAATCCGACGACCACGCCCCTGTGCCCGCTGGCAGCGCGGCTGGAACCCCTGGTCGACCTGCTTGGCTCGCTGCTTTCCTACGACCGCGTCACCGTCGCCATGCAAAGCGGCGAGCGCACCGTTACGGCCGCGACTTCAGCGCAAGCCGCCGCCAGTTCGATCATGGGCCTGATCTCTGCCACCAGCGGCTGCCCGCACACGGCCTTCCTGAAACCGCTCGCCTGGTTCCACCAGCCCTTCGCCACCGAGGAGGAGACCACGTTTCGCGCCGCCGCCGCCTACCTGCTAACCCAGTATTTCCGGCAGGACAGCGAATCCGGGGTTCAACCCGACTGGCGCTTGACCGGCATGATGCGACGCTACGAGGCTCTGCACGCGGTGAATGTCGGCATCGCCAAACGGCTGCGCATGGCCTGTCCCAAAGACGCGGCGGTCAACGCCATCATCCGCCTGGACATGTTCGCCAAGTCCGTGCTGCTGGACCAGACCCTGGACGAATTGCGGCCGCTGTTCGCACCCACGCCGAAGAACGCGCCTTAGCGTCCCAAAAGGCGCGACAGATCGATCCGCTTAGGATAGGCTGCCGAACCAAACAAGGAGATCGTCCCATGCGAACCACCCACGCTTTCGCCAGCGTCCTTGCCATGACCACGGCCGTGCTGCTGGGCGGCTGTTCCACGGTGGGCGCTCCTTCATCGGCTGTGACCTATGCAGCCCCCTCTGCGCCGGGCGCAGCCGCGGCCTGGCCCGCGAGCCTGAAGGTCGTCGGCAACGGCTTTCCCAATCCGGGCGACCCGTGCCGCGTGATCGGCGAGAGCGCCGCCACCGTCGACTTGCTCGACGACAGCGCGCGCTTGGTGGGCTGTCTCGATAAGACCGACGCGGCGAAACTGGCGGGCAGGCAACTGGGACCCATCGACGGTGTGGCGCTGGTTTCCGTGCCGAACACGGCGGCCGCGGCGCGAGCCGGTGACGGCGACGGCCAGGGCGATGCCCTGGTGGCGGGCACCGGCTACAACGCCACGGCTCAGATTCGCTGCGAAGGCCTGCGCGGAGCGCCCGCCGGCCTGTGCGATGCAGGCGTAAAGCGCAACGCCGAGTTGGGCAGCGCGGTGGACGTGAATTTCCCCAATGGCGGGCAGCGCACTATCTTCTTCGACAAGCAGGGCAAGTTCCTGACGGTCAACGCGAACCAAGCCGACGGCTCGGCGGCCTTGACGCCGGTCGCCCAGCGCGTTGGCGACACCACCATCGTGAGGCTGGGCAAGGAGCGCTACGAGATCCCCGATGCCTTCGTGCTGGGCGATTGAACGCGACAACGTCGTGAGGGAGCCGCCTCTTTCCGGCATCGCCGCAATTAGAACGGACTCACCAAGGCCTGCCCTGTCAACGCGGATATCGAAATTATTTGTTCGATGTCTCGGCCTCAGCGAGCACTCGCGTGCCCCCCGGCGAGAGGCCTAAAATCGAATACTCATTGCAAACACCAACGCGCGAAGGGAAATGATCGCTCCAGTCACTTTTTGCCCCACCCTATGAACTCAAGAACAGAAATCCCGCTCGCCAAATCCCCATCGCGCAGCCGTCACTGGTTCGTAATCACCTTGCTCGCAGTCAGCGGTCTCTGTTTGTACTTGGAGCAGATCACCGGCTACGCGTTCTTCCTCAGCCTCGCTACCGTTCCGCTTGAAGTGATTGCCGGCGCGATCCTCGTGGATGCTTACGTGGCGCGCAAGGAGCGCGAAAAACGGGCGCGCGAGCTGATGTTCATAAAGAGCGTCATATTTCGCTCCGAACTTCGCGACCTGTACCTAAGCAATTTCGCGGCCCTCGATCAGCCTCATATCACCATGAGCATGATACGAGCCGCGGATCTCGGTCAGCTTCGGGCCATGCGCCAGTCCGCGGCGACGATCCACTACCGCTCGCCGGAAGCCATGGAGTCTGTCGCACTGGAATACGTGGAGGCCTACCCGGTGTTCTACCGCTTCATGGAATGGGCCATCGCCAACAACTTCGAGCGGATCTTCGAGGAGATGGTGTTCGTGCTGCATGTTATCCACGACATCAAGGCATTCAAACAGGCCAATCCCCAACAGTTGTACGTCCACCACGCCCAGCAAAGCGGTCAACTGATGGAGAATGTCACCCGCATGGTGGGAACCGGCATCGTCAAGTTCCTGGACTATGTCATCGAGCTCAAGCTCAACCAGCCCATGACCTTTGAAGCCCTGATGTCGGACTATGAGGCCGCCGCCTCCTCTCCGCGGCCGGACCGCTCTGTGGCGGCGCGCCAGGACAAGCGCTTCACGCTCCTCAACGCCTTCAAATGGAAGTAATGAAGCGTCAGATCTGCGGTCAGCGAATCCTGCCGGCCGGTCATCGAACTTCGCGGCGGCGCTCGCCCCGGCTCACAGGTACCCCAGCAAGGGTTCATCCATGGCGGCTATCTGCTCGCGCAGTTCCAGGATACGGTCCTGCCAATAGCGCGGCGAGGCGAACCAGGGGAATCCGGCCGGAAACGCCGGATCATCCCAGCGCCGCGCGATCCAGGCGCTGTAATGAATCAGCCGGAGCGTGCGCAAGGCTTCGACCAGATGCAATTCACGCCGGTCGAACTCGAAGAAGGTCTCATACCCGGCCAGCAGATGGTTGATCTGGACGCCCATTTCCACCGGACTTCCCGACAGCAGCATCCACAGATCCTGCATGGCGGGCCCCATGCGGGAATCGTCGAAATCCACCAGATAGGGGCCTGTGTCGGTCCACAGCACATTGCCCGCGTAGCAGTCGCCGTGCAGGCGCAGTGAAAACACCTCCCCAGCGCGTTCGAAACAGCGGCGGACCCGGTCGAGGGCGAGCGCGGACACATCGCGATAGGCGTCGCGCAAATCCGCCGGAATCAGATCCTGGCTCATCAGGTACTCACGCGGTTCCTCGCCGAAGCTGTGAATATCCAGCGCCGGCCGCTCCCGGTAAGGCCTGAGGGCGCCCAAGGCATGCAGGCGGCCGATGAGCGAACCCATGCGCCTGAGGGTGTCGGCGTGATCGAACTCCGGCGCATAGCCGCCCTGCCGGGGAAAAACCGCGAAGCGGAATCCGCCATGCTCGTGCAAAGTGGCCCCGTTCGCGTCGGCCAGAGGCGGCACCACAGGCAACTCGGCTTCCGACAGTTCCCGCATGAAGCCATGTTCCTCAAGGATCGCCTGATTGCTCCAGCGCCCTGGACGGTAGAACTTGGCCACACGCATGGGGCCGTCATCCATGCCGACCTGATAAACGCGGTTTTCGTAGCTGTTCAGGGCCATCAAGCGGCCGTCGCAAGGGAAACCGGCGCTTTCCAGCGCCTCCAGAATCCGGTCCGGCGACAGGTCGGCGAAGGGTGCGGAGCAGGCTTTAGGGCTCATGGTAGGGTCGGCGCGCCTTGATTCGGTCGGATGGATCGGCTGGCAAGCAGGCATGCCCGGTCCCGGTGCCCCTCGCATACGACAATCAGGGTCCGGCCTTGGCACAAGGGGCGTATTCTAGCAAGCTGGAACCGGTCACGGAGTGCAGTCTGATAAGCAAGGTCATCGTCATCGGCGGCGTCGCCGGCAGCGGCAAGTCCACCCTGGGCAAGCGGCTGGCGGAGCGGCTGGGCTGGCGCTTTCTGGAGGGCGACGATTTTCATCCCCCAGGCAATGTGGAAAAGATGCGGCGAGGTTCGCCTCTTTCCGATGCCGACCGCGCGCCCTGGATCGGCGCGATCGCCGGCGCGTTGCGAAGCTCAGGCGATGCGAGTGAGGCCGTCGTGCTGGCCTGTTCGGCCTTGAAGCGCACCCATCGGGATCTTCTGCGCGCCGCTGGCGGGGACCTGTTCACCGTGTTGCTCACCGTGGACCGCGAAACCCTGCGGCACCGGCTAGCCAGTCGCAGCGGGCATTTCTTCGGACCCGGCTTGCTGGAAAGCCAGTTCCTGGCGCTGGAACCCCTCTTGCCCGATGAGGCCGGCATCACGGTCGACGGCAATCTACCCTGCGATGCCGTGATCGCCGAAATCCTCGCGCGCCATCACCTCTGACAGCGGACAGGACGCCGGCTCGACTGCATTAAGCCGCGGCTTTCGGTATCCTATCAGCCTGCCCAACTCCCCAAGAGCACACCATGACCTTCAAGGCGCGACTGATCCGGATTGCCATCAACCTGACCCCGGAATGGCTCATCAAGCGGGTTTCCAACTTCATCCTCAAGGAAATCGCCGAACTGAAGTTTTTCCATTTCGACCTGGAAGCGCGCAAGCTTTACGTGGAGGTTCAGTTACTGGGTGAATCGGAAACCATACAGGTGTGGGTGGAGGATTTTTCTCTCATCAACGAAAACGGCAGTTGCACGCTAGTCATCGACCAGGCGCGCTCCAACCGTCTGTGGCTCACCAATCTTCTATCCAAGATTGCCGGCAGAGCCTGGAGATTCCCGGCTCCGGCCCAGTTCGGCCCCTATGTCAGCCTGGTGTCGGAGCTCCTGCCGCCCAAGGCCCCCGCCTCCTAGAAAACTGCCAGGGCTCCGGAGCAGCCGCGATGAGCGCTCCCGCCGTGGCGGTGCGAGACCTTTGCAAGCGCTATGACGCGGCCCTGGCGCTGGACCACGTGTCCTTCGAGGTGCCGCGCGGCGCCGCCGTCGCCCTGCTCGGCGGCAATGGCGCGGGCAAGACCACCACCCTGTCGATCCTGCTAGGTCTGCTGTTGCCCACCTCGGGCGAGGTGCGCGTGCTGGGCGTCGACATGCTGAAGCAGCGCTATTCCGCCCTGCCCCGCATGAATTTCACCTCGCCCTATGTGGACTTGCCCCATCGCCTGAGCGTCGGCCAGAATCTGGATGTCTACGCCCGCTTGTACGGTATCCGCAGGCGCCGGGAGCGGATCGGGGAACTGGCGGAAACCTTCGGGATCACGCAACTGCTGAAGCGCAGTTACGGGTCCCTGTCCGCGGGCCAGCGCACCCGCGTCTCCCTGGCCAAGGCCATCCTCAATGAGCCGGAACTCCTGCTCATGGACGAGCCCACCGCCTCCCTGGACCCCGCTTCCGCGGACCGCATCCGGTCCTACCTGGACGACTATCGCCGCCGCACCGGCGCCACCTTGCTGCTGGCGTCTCACAACATGCAGGAAGTGGAACGCCTGTGCCAGACGGTGCTGATGCTTAAGCAGGGCCGCATCGTCGACCAGGGCCCGCCCGCCGAGCTGACCGCCCGCTATGGCCGCGAGAACCTGGAGCAGGTCTTCATCGCCATAGCCCGGGGCGAAGCGGTTTAGCCAATATGTGCGCCAGCCTGAACCGAATCCTGGCTATGGTGGTGCGCTATCTGTATCTGATGCGCGCTTCCTGGCCGCGCCTGTTCGAACTAGCCTACTGGCCCACGGTGCAGATGATCCTGTGGGGCCTCATCAACCGCTTTCTCGCCGAGCAGAGCGCCTGGGTGGCGCAGGCCTCCGGCCTGCTGATCGCCGCCGTGCTACTGTGGGACGTGCTGTTTCGCGCCCAACTCGGCGTTTCCATCGTCTTTTTTGAGGAAATGTACTCGCGCAACCTGGGCAACCTGTTCGTCAGCCCGCTGCGTCCCCTGGAACTGGCGTGGTCGCTGCTGGCGGTGAGCTTGCTGCGCACCCTGATTGGCGTCGGCGTCGCCGCCGGCCTGGCGATCGTCCTCTACCACTATTCCATCTTTGACATGGGACTGGCCTTGCTGGCCTTCTTCGCCAACCTCCTGGTCATGGGCTGGGCCATCGGCCTGATGATCGTGGCCCTGGTGATGCGGTACGGGCTGGGGGTGGAAGGCCTGGCCTGGGCCATCATCTTCGCCTTCGCGCCACTCAGCGGGATCTACTACCCGGTGGCCGT
Protein-coding sequences here:
- a CDS encoding M14 family zinc carboxypeptidase; this encodes MSDSLPLSLSRPVRRHLPEMAELLIVAEHIAQASRPWFNIEVLTELRDGRETFPLIAFRFGPKDPSLPVIGLFAGVHGLERIGTRVVLAYLRTLVELDRWDQVTQEMLKSTRLVVMPLVNPVGMFHQLRANGNRVDLMRNAPVRAEGLAAWHLFGGQRISPLLPWYQGKEGAPMEEEARALCDFVRREIFPAETAISVDVHSGYGQVDRLWFPYARTRAPVPDLPEILALKHLLDRSFPNHVYQVEPQSRHYLAHGDLWDYLYDAYRAERPEGHYLPFTLEMGSWLWVKKNWIQAFSALGYFNPRMPHRVRRTLRRHLFLFDLMHRAIRSPSPWCDLEPLERERLRQQGLELWYGGN
- a CDS encoding alpha/beta fold hydrolase, which codes for MHRDWVFLRGLARESAHWADFPETFTAKVRESRIFLADLPGNGRHFASRSPSSITSMMELIRHSSLSALPATGGSSVEAPRYLLAISLGAMVAVEWMSRYPEEIAGAVLINTSLRGINPIHQRLQWRAWPELARIVLTHDPVLREQRILQLTSRERSQDSALALAFASAFRLRPMRRINLMRQLWAAATYQAPPSPPLAPVLLLSSHADQMVSPACSAAIANAWHAPLACHPWAGHDLPLDDPDWVADRVNTWLSQSPSVCNQVVTDR
- a CDS encoding GNAT family N-acetyltransferase; its protein translation is MSVSSLDPTPLRSRRYVAELAQGPDEIRESQALRYRVFAGEMGARLHSLADGLDYEHIDDYCDHLLVRDSSSGKVVACTRLLSDTQAARLGTFYSEGEFQLDKVLALPGRFLEIGRTCVDPDHRGSLVLGTLWNGLAEYVYKGNFNYLMGCASISPGPSGFAVDAVYRQIEPNQFGPAEFDVRPLKPVPAWRRCVTDESGIPPLLQAYLRLGCWVLGEPYWDEDFNVMDVFILLDLTRLQDRYERRFIATKTAATYSEHSRC
- a CDS encoding lysophospholipid acyltransferase family protein, with translation MLNRRRVLKAALVALLFVWGLVAVTVVMPISRRVSPRGAQINDRIRQHWCHAVCRVLGVRITSHGSPSDLPGLKVANHISWLDIIVLGSLLPLAFVAKLEVAAWPVLGYLAKRTGTLFIRRGDAEHTAAACEQMAWQLRQGRRVMLFPEGTTTRGERVLRFHAKLLQPAQRAQVPVQAVALRYRNEAATVAPFVDDDAFLPHLIDVLKLQNIDVEVHFCPVLPAGQHRDTLARTTRNQVLAALGETAATATGY
- a CDS encoding NYN domain-containing protein, with the protein product MAETSTLEDRVAVLVDCDNTSPDILEYALRVVAQFGRVVVRRGYGNHSTLANKWQEALVRLAFTPCLQYQYASGKNTSDIALALDALEDLFDERADTYCLVTSDSDFAYLCRKLRERGAMVCIVGEEKTPDALRNASDQFFEYQPSESEAVKKQTQASAKKRPKSVTAAVSLLAADSSEGWVGLGELGQYMKRSDPGFSPKRYGHSGLLEMVQTYPDLAIRSDGGGHWVQPKSKGS
- a CDS encoding DUF6901 family protein, which encodes MNRRFAYRLILPDGQQAELAIELDGDSLDCRLPAPVAREWTALDTHRCPHCPLNPTTTPLCPLAARLEPLVDLLGSLLSYDRVTVAMQSGERTVTAATSAQAAASSIMGLISATSGCPHTAFLKPLAWFHQPFATEEETTFRAAAAYLLTQYFRQDSESGVQPDWRLTGMMRRYEALHAVNVGIAKRLRMACPKDAAVNAIIRLDMFAKSVLLDQTLDELRPLFAPTPKNAP
- a CDS encoding serine/threonine protein kinase, whose amino-acid sequence is MSPKACSAPFADLSPDRILEALESAGFPCDGRLMALNSYENRVYQVGMDDGPMRVAKFYRPGRWSNQAILEEHGFMRELSEAELPVVPPLADANGATLHEHGGFRFAVFPRQGGYAPEFDHADTLRRMGSLIGRLHALGALRPYRERPALDIHSFGEEPREYLMSQDLIPADLRDAYRDVSALALDRVRRCFERAGEVFSLRLHGDCYAGNVLWTDTGPYLVDFDDSRMGPAMQDLWMLLSGSPVEMGVQINHLLAGYETFFEFDRRELHLVEALRTLRLIHYSAWIARRWDDPAFPAGFPWFASPRYWQDRILELREQIAAMDEPLLGYL
- a CDS encoding gluconokinase, whose protein sequence is MPLAYDNQGPALAQGAYSSKLEPVTECSLISKVIVIGGVAGSGKSTLGKRLAERLGWRFLEGDDFHPPGNVEKMRRGSPLSDADRAPWIGAIAGALRSSGDASEAVVLACSALKRTHRDLLRAAGGDLFTVLLTVDRETLRHRLASRSGHFFGPGLLESQFLALEPLLPDEAGITVDGNLPCDAVIAEILARHHL
- a CDS encoding ABC transporter ATP-binding protein produces the protein MSAPAVAVRDLCKRYDAALALDHVSFEVPRGAAVALLGGNGAGKTTTLSILLGLLLPTSGEVRVLGVDMLKQRYSALPRMNFTSPYVDLPHRLSVGQNLDVYARLYGIRRRRERIGELAETFGITQLLKRSYGSLSAGQRTRVSLAKAILNEPELLLMDEPTASLDPASADRIRSYLDDYRRRTGATLLLASHNMQEVERLCQTVLMLKQGRIVDQGPPAELTARYGRENLEQVFIAIARGEAV
- a CDS encoding ABC transporter permease is translated as MCASLNRILAMVVRYLYLMRASWPRLFELAYWPTVQMILWGLINRFLAEQSAWVAQASGLLIAAVLLWDVLFRAQLGVSIVFFEEMYSRNLGNLFVSPLRPLELAWSLLAVSLLRTLIGVGVAAGLAIVLYHYSIFDMGLALLAFFANLLVMGWAIGLMIVALVMRYGLGVEGLAWAIIFAFAPLSGIYYPVAVLPDWAQSVAWFLPSSHVFEGMRAVMRDHAFPREHFHAALFLNLAYIALGLLLYRLAFHVARQRGLLLQMGE